The segment taaaaaaaaccaaacaaaacaagacaaccCCGAAATATTGAGCACAAATTGAAATTCTTTTGACATGTTTTACCCCTTGCAACATTGTGCGTGTTACGTTTGTTGTGTGTTGGTTGTACACATGTGAATATAGGTTATCTGGTAATAGACACTAGTGCCTTTAGTTGAATTTTCTCCATGTgatcacacaccaacacagtgCTTTCCCTGTTACAGGTGTCTGTTGAGGGTGTTTTAGTGATGTGTATGATGGAAACTATTACACTGTTACCCTTACAATAGTTgtgaaattatatattttactCTTTGTTGTACTCTGTTCTCTTGAACGTAATGTTTATCAAAAAATGTGAACTTTAACATAGCCAGACAATAAAAGATGTAAGATTAATGTCTCAAaagttatgtgtgtgtgtgttattcgAACATTGTGAAATCATCAGCGCCACTTACTGGAAAATCATGATGAAATCAGTACCGGTAATGGTCCAGACGACAAAGAGTTCCATAAAAATTCTGtatttgtaatttattaattaCCTCATGAGCAAGAACCAAGTATACATGACACCATTCTTTTCTCTATACTTTCCCCCATATCGCTTGACTATTACTAAAAGCTAGTAACTCCCTCCCTCTATATTTTCAATTTGGTGGACAGGTTGTGAATTGGTTCATTGCATCTGATTGTTCCGCAAGGGCATGGATCTGTGCTCAAGTGTCCCACCTCTGGTCAACAAACCAGGACCTCCTTGCAACCTCTATTATGGTTAactgtaactcccatgctttaacacATCACTGAGGATACATTAATGACTATGAtcagggtcccgtttcacaaagctctcgcaagcctaagatctcgtaactattctcgtagcatccgtatctcatgttacagtgtaggaggcATAATGGCTACAAGAAAACTTACAAGATCTTTGGCTTACGAGACTTTTGTGAAACCAGGATGTAAAACCACATCATTAGCCTCGACACATCAACAGCatggagaatgcaacatcgatttaatgTCAGAAATATTGCTATTTGCGGTAGTGGACAAAAACATTATCGAATCGATATCGTAAAGTACatttctcacccgattcagcaTTGGAAAAAGggtgaacaccatacctttttgataatcaaggaaaggatagtaacgaaaggtgtctgcatccgattagcagtggccatgaccttttcaataactcgagggcagctaatcttagtgTTTATGCAAGATATGGGAGTAGTTTTCCCTTGCACATAATGCTGTTGcagtaaaatctgccatgcccaaatacaatgtatgttatgATGTGACAGCGCAgatctccacatatatttcttttcgttCATAGTTGTGTCAATGACTTTGTCATGGTTTATCATtacaataatctacagttggataacatacaaaattatgtttctttctgacgagagacaagagttttaatctatgcattttaaatgtaacacaagtattcttcaaacagaaaaatacacttgctgaggcatgtgaaatttgcggatgaaagaaaaataattatcaacaaaatagcgtAAAGTAGTTAACATACTGTGgataagtatttaacaacacatacaacacacacggaataatatcgttttcatatttcaatgtcatgcATTTTCCACAACGCTCCCACAGTCATATCACCCTTTCATGTCTTTACAaatgggatatatttgggattttactccaaataacaccggCCAGATGCCAAACTCAGATTCACcgacagccactgacaaatcatggtacatttaggtgttgtaTCATCAGGAAatttgtttataatttatgttaccttttaattttcatgattattaggtcaataactcaaaACCCAATGATattaatgtatttgtatttcaatattttcataaaacgtCATacttctgtggttgcagtatcacattcTTAGTTCATAAATGAtgttagaatgtagaaaaattagagaataacccacGAGGTACGAGTTATCATACATGTTATCTTCCACGTTATCATTACAAAGAttcgtgtgtttttttgtttctttgtttgcttgctttgtTTCCTTGAAAATTCTGCAAGATCCAATTAGGGAAGGTTTGTCAGTtgtgtgcagtaaccagtttcaagttttatTTGCGCAGCATGCTATGCTCACTtgcagacaactgtagacaggagtcaagtttaagaaatttctacctccaacgttgaaggGTTCCATCTTAGTTAAGActgcgatcttaaatccatgctgtcttaagattgTTTTTCTtcaagtggattagggcaattatatggtgattgtaaagctGATTGTAGGGTCTAATATTGATTGTAaataagattgctctgtgcaagtggGCACAGGGCTTCCTACTGACCAAATGTCAAACCTCCATCTGAATCACACATCAGTCTGGTACTATCTCCAGGAACTTACTTATTGTGTAGTCAAACCTCCTGGCTAGATACCACTTCAGACTATGGATCCTGTTCAGATCTCAGAACTTTAAGAGAGGGAAACCTCAAAAAAAGCCTCTTCCACTTTGAGCAGAAACTGCAGCATGACTGAAATACATACTGGTTAAAGCAGATTCAAACTTAGGTCACTCACCACTCGCTCCCAATTTCCCAAACTGACTATTGGAATAAACACGAAATACCAGAACACCAATCTCTGccaaaatgaaatttatttatttactccaaaaatatgttttcataaaaataaatacattttgaatgcTAATATTATGCAGCAACAGTGTCATTTATTTTAAACAATTTCATCATTAAAAATCAAAAGTGGCCTCCACCACCCCATACAGCCACGCCTTCTCCACCAAAATATAGAACTAGAAGTAAGAATGACCATGGTagttacaacatgcagtctGAACATTGTTGTCATACTTACCATGAGGATTACACATGCTCTGTTTGCCTTAACATGGTGACATTCAAACAAAGTATCAcattaaaacaagaaaaaagacctaattttctaaataaacacCAGAGATTTATTATGACTGAATGCTTCTCGCAATGAAGCCAGTTCAAAGACAGATCATTATCTATTATCAGCAAAAAAAAGACATTTTTCATGAAAGGTGACCTTCACCTCTTCAAAAAGGCAAAAACATATTGTGCCATGCTAGCACTACCTGGCAAAAATTGCATCTATCATTGCAGAAGCTTCATGTCAAATGCAACTATTTTCCAAAAGCATTTTGGCATGTACCACTGTTTCCAAATTTGCAGGTACATTTGCAAAAGCCTTGTGGCAACTGCTGGTTTATCCACTTCATACCACCTGTCATCAACAATTCGGCTCTATACTGACTGGAGCCCTCCAGCAACAAGTAGTGACAATATCCTTGCCCTGTAGCTGGCACCGACCATCTGTTATTGTGTCCACACTCATCCACTTCATTCCACCTTGCACCAACAATAGTATTGTGGTTTATCCAGAATGGTGCCCTTCAGCATCGTGTATTGACTCCTGGTCCATGCACTTCATACCCCTTTTGCAACAACAGCAGCTTTTGAGGGTCATCCAGACTGGTGCCCTTCAGCATCATGTCCTGGCCATGTAGTTGGCACCCACCATCTTGGATTGTGTCCTGGTCCATACACTTCATTCCCCCTTGCAACAACAGCAGGTATTGGGGGTCATCCAGACTGGTGCCGTTCAGGAACAAGTATGGCCATGTAGTGGCCATGTGGCTGGCACCCATCATATTCAAATTGTGTCCACACCCTTCCACTTTATTtctacctgtgaaggtcccagggtagaacaggtcttcagcaacccattcttgccacaaaggcgaatatgctggtcgtaagaggcgactaacgggattgggtggtcagactcgctgactaggttgacacatgtcatcggttcccaattgcacagattgatgctcatgtagttgatcactggattgtctggtctagactcgattatttacagaccgccgccatatagcttgcatgtggcgtaaaactaaactcactcactccactttATTTCACCAACAATAGTATTGGGGGTTACCCTGACTGGAGCCTTTCAGCATCATGCACTGCCATGTCCTGGCCATGTGACTGGCACCCACCACCTTTTACTGCGTCCACATCATTCCACTTCATTCCACCTTGCACCAACTATAGCACAGTGGCGTATCCAGACTGGTGCCCAGCAAATACTGTCATGTAGTGGCCATGTGGCTGGCACCCACTATCTTGGATTGTGTTCATACTCTTCCACTTCATCCCACCTTGCACCAACAATAGTATTGTAGTTTATCCAGACTGCATCATGTTCTGCCATGGCCTGGCCATGTAGTTGGCACCTACCATCTTGGATTGTGTCCTGGTCCATCTACTTCATTCCCCCTTGCAACAACAGCAGCTTTCGCTGGTCATCCAGACTGGTGCCTTTCAGCAGCGGCCATGTCCTGGCCATGTCGCTGGCACCCGCAATATTGGGGTTTGTGTCCACACCCTTCCACTGTCTTTCACCTTGCACCAAAAAAATGGGATTGGGTTCCATTCACACTGGAGCCTTTCAACAAGTATTGACAGGTCCTGCTCATGCAGCTGGCACACACCATCTGTTATTGTGTCCATCTACTTCATTTTACTTTACAACAATAACAGCTGCTTCTCAGGTACACCCAGATTGGTGCCCTTCAGCAAACAAGTATCGCCATGTCCTGGCCATGTGGTTTGAGCCCACCATCTATTATTGTGTCCACACCCCTCCACTTCATTTTACTTTGTACCAACAGTAGTATAGTGGTTTATCCAGATTTGTGCCCTTCATCATATCCTGGCCATGTGGTCTGAGCCCGCCATTCAATTTGTAAGATAAACAAAGCATAGTAACTGCAATGGacagaatatttaaattctAGTTGCGCATCATTAAGTTTGAGGGAAGCAGCATGCAGAATTGTCGAAATCTGACTTCTACTTCTAAAGAGTTTGAAGAATAGCGAGAATTATTCAAGTTTTTGTATGCCTATGTCGTTTGAAAGAGAAGTAACTGTGAACAGTAGAAAATGTGAAGACATTGGCATATCTCTCTATGACAGTGATATTAAATTATCCTGTTCATTGTAACTGATGCCATCAACTTGTATAATCCTGTTCTCAGACATCATAAAGAAACATGCTCTTGAGAATACACAGATGGTGAAGGTGatgaaaatgagtgagataaAATGCTCAAAACCTCACTTTTCACCTGGgcagcattctcttcccacagaggttacatgtcatatcttcctaagtaacctctgttctaatacgaccctttcatggtgcgaatattcaagactcgtgattggaggcaatcagatttagtagtgcaatcagcgaccttgtttcaaaagtgatcgttcgtaagatctcggtaatttccagatgcatcgtgaaaactagaacctcttcccaagcgcgatactcaaatgtttcttctagacagaactcagtcatgtcatttttgtttctccacattgcttgcatttgtcaagttgaatctaggccaatgtaacacatgttctgattggacagaaaaaagggcagtaaatctgctgccatattttgccgctaggggattttatgagaaccgcgaaatatggccgtattagaacagaggttcgtaggaagatatgacaagtaacctctgtgggaagagaatacCTGGGCAGTAGTTGCAATTATTTGCCAAACATAAACATAAGAATGCAAAGAAACACTGCTCAGGATCATTTGATACTATACATGCATAAATTTGTAATTAAAGCAAAGTAAGTCAGTTTGAGTCCAATTTTTGGTGTGGTGCCATTCTTGATGAGTTGAGAAGGCACAGTAATGAAGAAAGAGTCTGTTTTAACAGAAAACCTGAAATATCCTCAAATATGATTGTTgaatgaaatgtatttgaaagagCAGATGACTCTTTGGGAGTTCCTGAAAAGAATAGAACAGTGAAAGGGTCAGTAAGACAGGCAACAGCCAGATCCCTGTTCTGGGACAGAAAAATGGAACTGACATGGAATTCATGTAACATCCATTTAGGTTACTACACCTGGAACATAGTTTGGTCTAATGTGAAAACAATTATTTGAGTTGATGTCAGGGTTCATAGCAAGAAAGTCCCTGCAAAGTTCCAGAAAAGTTCACTATTACCCATGGAATAAATAATGCAAGAAATCTAGATGTAGAAGTCCAAAAGTACCCTGAAATATGGAAACTGACCATATTATAGAAATGACAAAACAGCATTTAGAAATGTTGAAACAGTTGGTCAATGGTCTTCATTCCCGACATGCCAATCCAAATGCATAAAAAGGTAATTCTCAAACGAAAATACCCTGTTTGTAGTCTTCTGTAGTTTCGTAATGATTAAGTCATaaaattatatacagactgatGTATTAAAAAAAACGTTTTATTCATTGTGATGTCTGTAGACAGGATTTAAAGCTGAAAGGAATAGGCTATGAGGATGGATTCACAGAAATCTTCATCAACAGATGTCTCGCTGATTACTTCTGACAGGCTGTATTTACTGCTCATAGAAATGGGTCTGAAGATGGTGGAATCTAAATCCCGGGCTAATGAGGTCTGGCTGATTGTTGATTGATTAGGAAGACTGCATTCAGAAAGACGCCCAGAGATGGAATCATCAAGTTGTGTATCCACGGAGGTTTCACTAATTGATGCTTGACTGAGGCTGCATTCACTGTAAATGGAAACAGATATGTTTGTGGAATCATCAAGTCTTCTCTTCAGTGATGTCTGGCTGATTGATACTTGATTATCTAGACTGGATTGGGAAAGAAGCCCTGAGGTGGATTCATCAAGATGTGTATCCAGGGAAGTTTGACTGAGTGTTGCTTGATCAAGACTGCATTCACTGAAAATTGAAACGGGCATGTCCATGTATTCGTCAAGCCTTCTCTTCTGTGACATTTGGCTGATTGTTCTTTGACTGAAGCTGGAATCACTGCAAATTGGCAGAGGCCTGAAAATACATCCATCATGGTTGCTGTCCAATGAGGTCTGACTCAGTGTTCCTAGATCTTGGCTGGAATCACTACAAACTTGCAGAGGCCTGAAAATGCATCCTTCAAGATCGCTGTCCAGTGAGGTCTGACTCGGTGTTCCTTGATCAAAGCTGGAATCACTACAAATAGGCAGAGGCCCAAAAATACATCCATCAAGGTTGATGTCCAATGAGGTCTGACTCAGTGTTCCTAGATCTTGGCTGGAATCACTACAAACTTG is part of the Haliotis asinina isolate JCU_RB_2024 chromosome 6, JCU_Hal_asi_v2, whole genome shotgun sequence genome and harbors:
- the LOC137287800 gene encoding clumping factor A-like, whose product is MLCPSESWVNLDSPSCPDTFAVLPSSLSNTSPTRPTPRSSVFRTSVLEHYEQPLSFPPCISSEDIECHLVQESLTQTSLDSNLDGCIFRPLPICSDSSFDQGTPSQTSLDSDLDGCIFWPLQVCSDSSQDLGTLSQTSLDINLDGCIFRPLPICSDSSFDQGTPSQTSLDSDLDGCIFRPLQVCSDSSQDLGTLSQTSLDINLDGCIFGPLPICSDSSFDQGTPSQTSLDSDLEGCIFRPLQVCSDSSQDLGTLSQTSLDSNHDGCIFRPLPICSDSSFSQRTISQMSQKRRLDEYMDMPVSIFSECSLDQATLSQTSLDTHLDESTSGLLSQSSLDNQVSISQTSLKRRLDDSTNISVSIYSECSLSQASISETSVDTQLDDSISGRLSECSLPNQSTISQTSLARDLDSTIFRPISMSSKYSLSEVISETSVDEDFCESILIAYSFQL